From the Paenibacillus sp. FSL H8-0548 genome, one window contains:
- a CDS encoding extracellular solute-binding protein: MKKILVRAMIMVLTLAVFTGCSSNNAGSNSKGSSGEKPATNAPGEEKAAEPVKFSISMRTLNVAYVEKNPDINKDKYVLELEKMTNSDLDIRLIPHNEYQDKMIQMFATNDIPDVVQGSGGISGPELAGAVENGVFLPLNDLLKEYGPDLLKFIPESAWERMTDAKTGNIYGIPEVLTNPSRRATWIRTDLLEKTGKEIPTTVEETLDVLRAFKELGVEQPFAGRQNFKYADMFFGAYDVLGYLNQFKVFPDGQVKPSFFDVENMKKAIGVYKTMHDEGLISKEFATIESTDFKSIVTSGKAGMWSMNANELPIWGAQLIQNVPDAKVALIPSPVGPDGKGGYAHYNPVTRSFYINAKAKDKAADIIKFFNWMVSEKAELFFSFGIEGEDYQVTNGEPVFEVPTDTAGTDKMRYLNYWLWMVQDTTYNKRVSELSDSGKQLVDAFDHMLAKEGRRGLEFDPRLDALIQYPDLNPKSDEMPPLILEHVLKMVYGREPIDGYEKLLEEYLSKGGKEIIEQATSRYNSGESAFE; encoded by the coding sequence ATGAAAAAGATTTTGGTACGTGCGATGATCATGGTTTTAACGCTTGCGGTATTTACGGGCTGCAGCAGCAATAATGCGGGCAGCAATTCCAAAGGCAGCTCAGGCGAGAAGCCAGCGACAAATGCGCCAGGCGAAGAGAAGGCAGCGGAGCCTGTCAAGTTCTCGATCTCCATGCGAACACTCAACGTAGCCTATGTAGAGAAGAACCCAGACATTAACAAAGACAAATACGTACTTGAGCTGGAGAAAATGACGAACTCAGATCTTGATATCCGTCTCATTCCACACAATGAATATCAAGATAAAATGATTCAAATGTTCGCAACGAATGACATCCCTGACGTGGTGCAGGGCAGCGGCGGCATAAGCGGTCCTGAGCTTGCGGGTGCAGTAGAGAACGGTGTGTTCCTTCCGCTGAATGATCTGCTAAAAGAGTATGGCCCGGATTTGCTGAAGTTCATACCTGAGTCCGCATGGGAGCGAATGACCGATGCGAAAACAGGCAACATTTATGGTATTCCTGAGGTGCTGACGAATCCATCGCGGCGCGCGACTTGGATTCGTACGGATTTGCTCGAGAAGACAGGCAAGGAAATTCCGACTACGGTGGAGGAAACGTTAGACGTGCTTCGCGCATTCAAGGAGCTTGGCGTTGAGCAGCCATTTGCAGGCCGTCAGAATTTCAAATATGCGGATATGTTCTTTGGCGCTTATGATGTACTCGGTTATCTGAATCAGTTCAAAGTGTTCCCGGACGGCCAAGTGAAGCCAAGCTTCTTCGATGTTGAAAATATGAAGAAGGCAATTGGCGTCTACAAGACGATGCATGACGAGGGGCTGATCAGCAAAGAATTCGCAACGATTGAAAGCACCGATTTCAAGAGCATTGTCACTAGCGGCAAGGCGGGTATGTGGTCAATGAACGCGAATGAGCTGCCAATCTGGGGCGCTCAGCTTATTCAAAACGTACCGGATGCGAAGGTAGCCCTTATCCCATCGCCGGTTGGTCCTGACGGCAAAGGAGGTTATGCGCATTACAATCCGGTTACGCGTTCGTTCTATATTAACGCTAAGGCGAAGGATAAGGCAGCCGACATAATCAAATTTTTCAACTGGATGGTTAGCGAAAAGGCAGAGCTGTTCTTCAGCTTCGGCATCGAGGGCGAGGACTACCAGGTAACAAATGGCGAGCCGGTATTCGAGGTTCCAACGGATACGGCTGGCACAGACAAAATGCGCTATCTCAACTACTGGCTCTGGATGGTGCAGGATACTACCTATAATAAACGTGTATCCGAGCTGTCGGATTCCGGCAAGCAGCTCGTTGACGCCTTTGATCATATGCTCGCGAAGGAAGGCCGCAGAGGGCTGGAATTTGATCCGCGTCTGGACGCGCTCATTCAATATCCGGATCTGAATCCGAAATCGGATGAAATGCCGCCGCTTATTTTGGAGCATGTTCTGAAGATGGTATACGGAAGAGAACCGATTGACGGTTATGAAAAGCTGCTTGAGGAGTATTTATCCAAAGGCGGCAAGGAAATCATCGAACAGGCGACATCACGTTATAACAGTGGTGAGAGCGCTTTCGAATAA
- a CDS encoding carbohydrate ABC transporter permease, translating to MSRKLFHIFNYSFLTLLGLMMFLPFMNVIAQSLSSAGAIDRGEVMFWPVEFTTRYYEYVFDDVSIWRAFSVTVYITVMGTLINLIMTASLAYPLSRQEYVGRTYILIFVLMTMIFSAPLIPQFILMREVGLVNTLWALMLPTAISAFNLFVLRSFFAQIPHELIDSSRIDGCSELRTLWSIVLPLSKPALATVGIFYSVTNWNKYMDALYYINDVKKYPLQVKLRQMLITDDLTDTGNLAFEAASQSVQGVQMAVILVATIPIIMVYPFLQRYFIKGMMIGSIKS from the coding sequence ATGAGCCGCAAACTATTTCATATTTTTAACTATAGCTTCCTTACACTGCTGGGATTAATGATGTTCCTCCCATTCATGAACGTCATTGCGCAGTCGCTTAGCAGCGCCGGTGCGATCGATCGGGGAGAAGTGATGTTCTGGCCGGTTGAATTCACCACTCGTTATTATGAATATGTATTTGATGATGTATCCATATGGAGAGCATTCAGCGTGACGGTGTACATTACAGTTATGGGTACGCTTATTAATCTGATTATGACCGCATCGCTTGCGTATCCCCTGTCTAGGCAGGAATATGTCGGCAGAACTTACATTTTAATTTTTGTTCTAATGACGATGATCTTCAGCGCACCGCTGATTCCGCAGTTTATTCTCATGCGGGAGGTTGGTTTAGTGAATACGCTTTGGGCGCTCATGCTGCCGACGGCGATCAGTGCCTTTAACCTATTCGTGCTGCGCTCGTTTTTCGCTCAAATTCCGCATGAGCTGATTGATTCCTCACGAATCGATGGCTGCAGCGAGCTGCGTACTTTATGGAGCATCGTCCTGCCGCTGTCTAAGCCGGCTCTCGCAACGGTAGGCATTTTCTACTCCGTTACGAACTGGAACAAGTATATGGATGCCCTGTATTATATTAATGATGTTAAGAAATACCCTTTGCAGGTAAAATTAAGACAGATGCTTATTACAGACGATCTAACGGATACGGGCAATCTTGCGTTTGAGGCGGCTTCGCAATCGGTTCAGGGCGTGCAAATGGCCGTTATTCTAGTGGCAACTATTCCAATTATTATGGTATATCCGTTTCTGCAGCGATATTTCATCAAGGGAATGATGATCGGATCAATTAAATCATAA